In one Microbacterium invictum genomic region, the following are encoded:
- the ispG gene encoding flavodoxin-dependent (E)-4-hydroxy-3-methylbut-2-enyl-diphosphate synthase, translating to MPAVNIGMPRVPEVLAPRRKTRQIRVGKVLVGGDAPVSVQSMTTTPTTNINATLQQIAELTASGCEIVRVAVPSQDDADVLHIIAKKSQIPVIADIHFQPKYVFQAIDAGCGAVRVNPGNIRKFDDQVGAIAKAASDAGVSLRIGVNAGSLDPRLLEKYGKATPEALVESAVWEASLFEEHDFHDFKISVKHNDPVVMVKAYRLLAERGDWPLHLGVTEAGPAFQGTIKSATAFGILLGEGIGDTIRVSLSAPPAEEVKVGHQILQSLNLRERKLEIVSCPSCGRAQVDVYSLADNVTEGLKDMTVPLRVAVMGCVVNGPGEAREADLGVASGNGKGQIFVKGQVIKTVPESEIVATLIEEANRIADEMGPDAPLGTAQVVTT from the coding sequence GTGCCTGCTGTGAACATCGGTATGCCTCGTGTGCCCGAGGTCCTCGCCCCCCGCCGCAAGACTCGGCAGATCCGCGTCGGAAAGGTGCTGGTCGGCGGCGACGCCCCCGTGAGCGTCCAGTCCATGACCACGACGCCGACGACCAACATCAACGCCACGCTCCAGCAGATCGCCGAACTGACGGCATCCGGCTGCGAGATCGTGCGCGTAGCGGTGCCGTCCCAGGACGACGCCGACGTGCTGCACATCATCGCCAAGAAGAGCCAGATCCCGGTCATCGCCGACATCCACTTCCAGCCGAAGTACGTCTTCCAGGCGATCGACGCCGGCTGCGGCGCCGTGCGGGTGAACCCCGGCAACATCCGTAAGTTCGACGACCAGGTGGGCGCGATCGCCAAGGCCGCCAGTGACGCGGGCGTGTCACTGCGCATCGGCGTGAACGCCGGGTCGCTCGACCCGCGACTGCTGGAGAAGTACGGCAAGGCCACCCCCGAGGCCCTTGTCGAGAGCGCCGTGTGGGAGGCGTCGCTGTTCGAGGAGCACGACTTCCACGACTTCAAGATCTCGGTCAAGCACAACGACCCGGTCGTGATGGTCAAGGCCTACCGCCTCCTCGCCGAGCGGGGCGACTGGCCGTTGCACCTCGGTGTGACCGAGGCGGGGCCAGCCTTCCAGGGCACGATCAAGAGCGCGACAGCGTTCGGCATCCTGCTGGGGGAGGGTATCGGCGACACGATCCGCGTCTCGCTCTCGGCGCCTCCCGCCGAAGAGGTCAAGGTCGGCCACCAGATCCTGCAGTCGCTCAACCTCCGCGAGCGCAAGCTCGAGATCGTCTCGTGCCCGTCGTGCGGGCGCGCCCAGGTCGACGTCTACTCGCTCGCCGACAACGTGACCGAGGGCCTCAAGGACATGACCGTGCCGCTGCGCGTCGCGGTGATGGGCTGCGTCGTCAACGGCCCCGGCGAAGCGCGCGAGGCCGACCTGGGTGTGGCTTCCGGCAACGGCAAGGGTCAGATCTTCGTCAAGGGTCAGGTCATCAAGACCGTGCCCGAGTCCGAGATCGTGGCCACCCTCATCGAGGAGGCCAATCGCATCGCCGACGAGATGGGCCCCGACGCCCCGCTGGGAACGGCGCAGGTCGTCACGACCTGA
- a CDS encoding anthranilate synthase family protein has translation MTGFPHDLFAELAQGALPFALIARDAETVELLTGDVADVDLLADIPLVDAAGVPREVLALVPFRQVRERGFACHDDGAPLRCLTVTGRTVFSRVEALAQLPSAPVALQGAGFDIDDEAYADIVRRVIADEIGRGEGANFVIRRDFTAVVDADPVTTALTWFRALLEHERGAYWTFAVVTPGHIAVGASPEAHVSARDGVVTMNPISGTFRHPVGGATVETLTEFLRSTKETEELFMVVDEELKMMSAVCSDGGRITGPHLKEMSRLTHTEYVLRGRSRLDPREILRETMFAPTVTGSPMQNACTVITRHEASPRGYYSGVAALFTPRTDEILRGESTHDLDAPILIRTAYLADGRLRVPVGATLVRHSDPYGEVGETHGKAAGVLGAIGAIPRDRPAPAVLPVAAAIDEDAPAAAARPLGSDPEIASLLASRNARLAAFWLNPQAAPEGGGPFAGRSAIVVDAEDRFTTMLAHQLRHLGLDVAIVPWGRVSDEQIDDAELVVSGPGPGDPRDPSTPRMRRMREVVARRRAEGRPLVAVCLSHQILADGLGIALVSLDKPHQGLQKTVDVFGEQASIGFYNTFTARVPAGTTRIDATGAQEVQVAADPVTGDVFALRGPGFASIQGHLESILSRDGMLTLERLVAAALSPVTA, from the coding sequence ATGACCGGCTTCCCCCACGACCTGTTCGCCGAGCTCGCCCAGGGCGCCCTCCCCTTCGCCCTCATCGCGCGCGACGCCGAGACCGTGGAGCTGCTGACCGGCGATGTCGCCGATGTCGACCTCCTCGCCGACATCCCCCTCGTCGATGCCGCGGGCGTCCCCCGCGAGGTGCTCGCCCTCGTGCCCTTCCGCCAGGTGCGCGAGCGCGGATTCGCCTGTCACGACGACGGCGCGCCGCTCCGCTGCCTGACGGTGACGGGGCGCACCGTGTTCTCGCGGGTGGAGGCCCTCGCCCAACTGCCGAGCGCTCCGGTCGCCCTGCAGGGCGCCGGTTTCGACATCGACGACGAGGCGTACGCCGACATCGTCCGGCGCGTCATCGCCGACGAGATCGGTCGCGGCGAGGGGGCGAACTTCGTCATCCGACGAGATTTCACCGCTGTCGTCGACGCCGACCCCGTGACCACCGCACTGACGTGGTTCCGGGCCCTGCTCGAGCATGAGCGCGGGGCCTATTGGACGTTCGCGGTGGTGACTCCCGGTCATATCGCCGTCGGAGCGAGCCCCGAGGCGCACGTCAGCGCGCGCGACGGGGTGGTCACCATGAACCCGATCTCCGGCACCTTCCGCCATCCGGTGGGTGGAGCGACCGTCGAGACCCTCACCGAGTTCCTGCGGTCGACCAAAGAGACCGAGGAGCTCTTCATGGTCGTCGACGAAGAGCTGAAGATGATGAGCGCGGTGTGCTCCGACGGCGGCCGCATCACGGGCCCGCATCTGAAGGAGATGTCGCGCCTCACCCACACCGAGTACGTGCTGCGCGGGCGCAGCCGCCTGGATCCGCGCGAGATCCTGCGCGAGACGATGTTCGCTCCGACGGTGACCGGCTCCCCCATGCAGAACGCCTGCACCGTCATCACCCGCCACGAGGCCTCGCCCCGGGGCTATTACTCCGGGGTCGCCGCCCTCTTCACCCCGCGCACCGACGAGATCCTCCGCGGAGAGTCCACGCACGACCTCGATGCGCCGATCCTGATCCGCACGGCCTACCTCGCTGACGGCCGCCTGCGCGTCCCGGTCGGGGCGACGCTGGTGCGCCACTCCGATCCGTACGGCGAGGTGGGCGAGACCCACGGTAAGGCCGCCGGGGTTCTCGGCGCGATCGGGGCGATCCCGCGCGATCGCCCCGCCCCGGCCGTGCTGCCGGTCGCCGCCGCGATCGATGAGGATGCCCCCGCCGCCGCTGCGCGGCCGCTCGGGTCCGACCCCGAGATCGCGTCGCTCCTGGCCTCGCGCAACGCCCGGCTCGCCGCCTTCTGGCTGAACCCGCAGGCGGCCCCCGAGGGCGGTGGGCCCTTCGCGGGCCGCTCCGCGATCGTCGTCGACGCCGAGGACCGCTTCACCACGATGCTCGCCCACCAGCTGCGCCATCTCGGACTCGACGTCGCGATCGTGCCGTGGGGTCGGGTGTCGGACGAGCAGATCGACGACGCCGAACTGGTCGTCTCCGGCCCCGGGCCGGGCGACCCGCGCGACCCATCCACCCCCCGGATGCGACGGATGCGCGAGGTGGTCGCCCGCCGCCGCGCCGAGGGTCGCCCCCTCGTGGCGGTGTGCCTCAGCCATCAGATCCTCGCCGACGGCCTCGGCATCGCGCTCGTTTCTCTCGACAAGCCCCACCAGGGCCTGCAGAAGACTGTGGACGTCTTCGGAGAGCAGGCATCCATCGGCTTCTACAACACCTTCACCGCGCGGGTGCCTGCCGGCACGACCCGAATCGACGCGACGGGGGCGCAGGAGGTCCAGGTCGCCGCCGACCCGGTCACCGGCGACGTCTTCGCGCTCCGGGGCCCCGGGTTCGCCTCCATCCAGGGTCACCTGGAGTCGATCCTCTCCCGAGACGGAATGCTCACGCTGGAGCGTCTGGTCGCCGCCGCGCTCTCCCCGGTCACCGCCTGA
- a CDS encoding PhoX family phosphatase, translating into MSLIENRRPLPMADHVRGKRSAVTCQFKCANACVGPECNTSNNEHFRDIASAALSRRAVLGLGAAAAITLAVSSLRDVPVSAPAAAGQGAAALPGASFARGGSSGLPFTPIAPVDASVDAFTVPDGYAWRPVIRWGDPLFSSAPVFDIDAQTPEAQAAQFGYNCDYLDIIAEPNRRRGVLVCNHEYVNPTIMFPPSTDPAELRRRGDIYKAAQGMSVVELERRRAGEPWGYRVDGRRNRRITVETVFELTGPAAGSPLLKTAADAEGRWVRGTLGNCAGGTTPWGTVLSGEENFNGYFAWNASTPEQRRYQANATTSTSTGWETYDPRFNANDPGYVNEPNRFGWIVEIDPDDPRSTPVKHTAMGRFKHEGANVILAPDKRVVAYMGDDERNDYLYKYVSRNRMTASRRKNRQLLSDGDLYVARFRGDSPAGEIDGSGTLPADGAFDGTGEWIPLTRNGQSAVPGMSIDQVLVYTRLAADRVGATKMDRPEDVEPNPKTGKVYVALTNNSQRGGPTAPVDEANPLTGNRFGHVIELTETGGQAGTTFGWSILLVCGDPATFAPAYFAGFPRDQVSPISCPDNLAFDSAGDLWISTDGAPSTIGRNDGLFKVPLEGAERGRVQQFLAVPRDAETCGPVIRDEEGMVFVAVQHPGENGTFEAPTSLFPDYGSTAAGDVADAPRPSVVQVMRA; encoded by the coding sequence ATGTCATTGATCGAGAACCGTCGCCCGCTGCCCATGGCAGACCACGTGCGGGGGAAGCGCTCCGCCGTCACCTGCCAGTTCAAGTGCGCGAACGCGTGCGTGGGTCCCGAGTGCAACACGTCGAACAACGAGCACTTCCGCGACATCGCGTCCGCCGCGCTGTCGCGCCGCGCGGTCCTGGGTCTCGGCGCCGCGGCGGCGATCACGCTCGCCGTCAGCAGCCTTCGCGATGTTCCCGTATCGGCGCCCGCGGCTGCGGGTCAGGGGGCAGCGGCGCTGCCCGGCGCCTCCTTCGCGCGAGGCGGGAGCAGCGGCCTGCCGTTCACCCCCATCGCGCCGGTCGACGCCTCGGTCGACGCGTTCACGGTGCCCGACGGGTACGCGTGGCGACCCGTCATCCGGTGGGGCGACCCCCTGTTCTCCTCGGCACCGGTGTTCGACATCGACGCGCAGACCCCCGAGGCGCAGGCCGCCCAGTTCGGCTACAACTGCGACTACCTCGACATCATCGCCGAGCCGAACCGCCGTCGCGGGGTGCTCGTCTGCAACCACGAGTACGTCAATCCGACGATCATGTTCCCGCCGTCGACCGATCCCGCGGAGCTGCGCCGTCGCGGCGACATCTACAAAGCGGCCCAGGGGATGTCGGTGGTCGAGCTCGAGCGACGTCGCGCCGGTGAGCCCTGGGGATACCGGGTGGACGGCCGCCGCAACCGTCGCATCACCGTCGAGACCGTGTTCGAGCTGACCGGACCCGCGGCCGGGTCGCCGCTGCTGAAGACCGCCGCCGACGCCGAGGGGCGCTGGGTCCGCGGCACGCTCGGCAACTGCGCGGGCGGGACGACGCCGTGGGGCACGGTGCTCTCGGGCGAGGAGAACTTCAACGGGTACTTCGCGTGGAACGCGAGCACGCCCGAGCAGCGCCGCTATCAGGCGAACGCCACGACGTCGACCTCCACCGGATGGGAGACCTACGACCCGCGCTTCAACGCCAACGACCCCGGCTACGTCAACGAACCGAACCGGTTCGGCTGGATCGTCGAGATCGATCCCGACGACCCGCGCTCGACACCCGTCAAGCACACCGCGATGGGGCGCTTCAAGCACGAGGGGGCGAACGTCATCCTCGCCCCCGACAAGCGGGTCGTGGCGTACATGGGCGACGACGAGCGCAACGACTATCTCTACAAGTACGTCTCCCGCAATCGGATGACGGCGTCGCGCCGGAAGAACCGCCAGCTGCTCTCGGACGGCGACCTCTACGTCGCCCGCTTCCGCGGCGACTCGCCCGCGGGTGAGATCGATGGATCCGGCACCCTCCCCGCCGACGGGGCGTTCGACGGTACCGGGGAGTGGATCCCGCTCACCCGGAACGGGCAGAGCGCGGTCCCGGGGATGAGCATCGACCAGGTGCTCGTGTACACGCGGCTCGCGGCCGATCGGGTGGGGGCGACCAAGATGGACCGCCCCGAGGACGTCGAGCCGAACCCGAAGACGGGGAAGGTCTACGTCGCGCTGACGAACAACTCCCAGCGCGGCGGCCCGACAGCCCCCGTCGACGAGGCGAACCCCCTCACCGGCAACCGCTTCGGCCACGTCATCGAGCTGACCGAGACCGGCGGACAGGCGGGCACGACGTTCGGCTGGAGCATCCTGCTCGTCTGCGGCGACCCCGCCACGTTCGCACCCGCCTACTTCGCCGGGTTCCCGCGGGATCAGGTCTCGCCGATCTCGTGCCCCGACAACCTCGCCTTCGACTCCGCGGGCGACCTCTGGATCTCCACGGACGGCGCGCCGAGCACGATCGGTCGCAACGACGGCCTGTTCAAGGTTCCCCTCGAGGGCGCGGAGCGCGGTCGCGTCCAGCAGTTCCTCGCCGTCCCGCGCGATGCCGAGACCTGCGGCCCGGTGATCCGGGACGAGGAGGGCATGGTGTTCGTCGCCGTGCAGCACCCCGGTGAGAACGGCACCTTCGAGGCGCCGACCTCGCTCTTCCCCGATTACGGTTCGACTGCGGCAGGCGATGTCGCCGACGCCCCGCGCCCGTCGGTGGTCCAGGTCATGCGCGCCTGA
- a CDS encoding DUF1206 domain-containing protein, with translation MGAVTEARTAAHAVEDAEWFRVLARSGYVANGVVHLILGVLTLAVAVGSDGASDQTMVFRAIAAAPLGFAALWALTVGFSALGLWQLVQSVLMRRRGDEMRAAVWGRRLGAWGQALVFLALGLIAAAVALGARPDAEATAEDLSSVLLEIWGGAVVLGLTGLGVAIGGVSFLVMGVRRSFENRMTLPDGRLGTTIRVLGIVGFVAKGVALTIVGILLLIATVSADADVAGGLDGAVQALFRLTLGPYLVAAVAAGLVCYGVFTVFRARYARLTWR, from the coding sequence ATGGGTGCGGTGACCGAAGCCCGAACCGCAGCACACGCCGTCGAGGATGCCGAGTGGTTCCGGGTTCTCGCACGGTCCGGGTACGTCGCCAACGGGGTCGTCCACCTCATCCTGGGTGTTCTGACACTGGCGGTCGCAGTCGGCTCCGACGGGGCGAGCGACCAGACCATGGTCTTCCGGGCCATCGCCGCCGCCCCGCTGGGGTTCGCCGCACTGTGGGCTCTCACGGTCGGCTTCTCGGCGCTGGGACTCTGGCAGCTCGTGCAGAGCGTCCTGATGCGCCGCCGCGGCGATGAGATGCGCGCGGCCGTGTGGGGCCGGCGCCTCGGCGCCTGGGGTCAGGCTCTGGTCTTCCTCGCCCTCGGACTCATCGCCGCGGCCGTGGCGCTGGGCGCACGCCCCGACGCCGAGGCGACCGCGGAGGATCTCAGTTCGGTGCTCCTGGAGATCTGGGGCGGTGCGGTGGTGCTCGGCCTGACCGGCCTGGGCGTCGCGATCGGCGGCGTCTCTTTCCTCGTGATGGGCGTGCGGAGAAGCTTCGAGAACCGGATGACGCTCCCCGACGGCCGGCTCGGGACGACGATCCGGGTGCTCGGGATCGTCGGCTTCGTCGCGAAGGGGGTCGCGCTCACGATCGTCGGGATCCTGCTGCTCATCGCGACGGTGAGCGCGGACGCCGACGTGGCAGGGGGACTCGACGGCGCGGTGCAGGCGCTCTTCCGCCTGACCCTCGGTCCGTACCTCGTGGCGGCCGTGGCTGCCGGTCTGGTCTGCTACGGCGTGTTCACCGTCTTCCGGGCGCGGTACGCCCGGCTCACCTGGCGGTGA
- a CDS encoding site-2 protease family protein: protein MEVFAFVIGIVLMVVGLAVSIALHELGHLWPAKRFGVRVGQYMIGFGPTLWSRRIGETEYGVKAIPLGGYISMAGMYPPSPKSAERGGRAGGGFFATMVQDARAANDETLDGDDDRRVFYKLPVWKRIVIMLGGPIMNFLFAIVLFAILLSGIGVQTSTTTVQTVNECVIPASAERTTCEASDPAAPAAAAGFEPGDEIVSIDGTPIEIFADASEIIRSSPGDTLSVVVLRDGEEQTLQVVPTTAEREVYDDAGRLVREASGDPVTEEVGFAGIAPSSAYVQQPIWAGPQFAIENVGAVAGVIWQLPVRIYDTATTLFTGEERDPDGPLSVVGVGVLAGEVAAAEAPILNRVAGFLSLLASLNVALFAFNLLPLLPLDGGHVVVALWDGIKRAWAKLFRRPPPKPVDATRLVPVTFVVFIALLVMGGTLILADILNPISLFG from the coding sequence GTGGAGGTCTTCGCGTTCGTCATCGGCATCGTCCTGATGGTCGTCGGCCTCGCCGTCTCCATCGCCCTCCATGAGCTCGGACACCTGTGGCCGGCCAAACGGTTCGGGGTGCGCGTCGGCCAGTACATGATCGGCTTCGGACCGACGCTGTGGTCGCGTCGCATCGGCGAGACCGAGTACGGCGTTAAGGCCATCCCCCTCGGCGGCTACATCTCGATGGCGGGCATGTACCCGCCCTCGCCCAAGAGCGCCGAGCGAGGCGGACGGGCCGGCGGTGGCTTCTTCGCCACGATGGTCCAGGATGCGCGGGCGGCGAACGACGAGACCCTCGACGGCGACGACGACCGCCGGGTGTTCTACAAGCTGCCGGTCTGGAAGCGGATCGTGATCATGCTCGGCGGACCGATCATGAATTTCCTGTTCGCGATCGTGCTGTTCGCCATCCTGCTCTCGGGCATCGGTGTGCAGACGTCGACGACCACCGTCCAGACCGTCAATGAATGCGTGATCCCCGCGTCGGCGGAGCGCACGACGTGCGAGGCCTCCGATCCCGCGGCACCGGCCGCGGCAGCCGGTTTCGAGCCGGGCGACGAGATCGTCTCGATCGACGGGACGCCCATCGAGATCTTCGCTGACGCATCCGAGATCATCCGCTCGTCCCCGGGAGATACGCTCTCGGTCGTGGTGCTCAGGGACGGTGAGGAGCAGACGCTCCAGGTGGTTCCCACCACCGCCGAGCGGGAGGTCTACGACGACGCCGGACGGCTCGTGAGGGAGGCCTCCGGCGATCCGGTCACCGAGGAGGTGGGCTTCGCGGGCATCGCGCCGTCGTCTGCCTACGTCCAGCAGCCCATCTGGGCCGGCCCGCAGTTCGCGATCGAGAACGTCGGCGCCGTCGCCGGGGTGATCTGGCAGCTCCCGGTGCGCATCTACGACACCGCCACGACGCTGTTCACCGGCGAGGAACGCGACCCCGACGGTCCCCTCAGCGTGGTCGGTGTCGGTGTGCTGGCCGGCGAGGTCGCCGCTGCCGAGGCACCGATCCTCAACCGTGTCGCCGGGTTCCTGTCGCTGTTGGCGTCGCTGAACGTCGCTCTGTTCGCCTTCAACCTGCTGCCGCTCCTGCCACTTGACGGCGGACATGTCGTCGTCGCCCTCTGGGACGGCATCAAGCGGGCCTGGGCGAAGCTGTTCCGCCGGCCGCCCCCGAAGCCGGTCGATGCCACGAGGCTCGTCCCCGTCACTTTCGTCGTCTTCATCGCCCTCCTCGTGATGGGCGGCACGCTGATCCTCGCCGACATCCTGAACCCGATCTCGCTGTTCGGCTGA
- a CDS encoding proline--tRNA ligase, with amino-acid sequence MVTRLSHFFLRTLREDPADAEVTSHRLLVRAGYIRRQAPGIFAWLPLGLRVKARIENIIREEMAAIGAYEVHFPALVPADPYRESGRWEAYGDGIFRLKDRKDADYLLAPTHEELFTLLVKDLYSSYKDLPLSIYQIQDKYRDEARPRAGLLRGREFTMKDAYSFDYTDAGLDVSYQAQRDAYERIFQRLGLEYVIVQADNGLMGGARSEEFLHPTSVGEDTFVRSEGGYAANVEAFETIAPAPLPIDGLPAPVIFDSPDTPTIQTLVDHANAHLDAPAPGIAGPATADATQWTAAHTLKNVVLALTHLDGTRELVVVGIPGDRDVDDKRVEVAFAPAEVEAATDADFARNPQLVRGYIGPWSETGPILGEESASGIRYLLDPRVVDGTSWITGANIHEKHVHSLVAGRDFAGDGVVDVASVRAGDPAPDGSGPVSLARGMEIGHVFQLGRFFAETLGLKVLDENGKLVTVTMGSYGIGVTRILAILAELNNDDKGLIWPESVSPFDVHVVATGKDAAAYALADDIAARLEATGREVLYDDRPKVSPGVKFADAELVGVPHIVIAGRDAAAGDVEVWNRATGERQVMDVEAALARLTAR; translated from the coding sequence GTGGTCACCCGTCTCTCGCACTTCTTCCTCCGCACGCTCCGCGAAGACCCCGCCGACGCCGAGGTGACCAGTCACCGCCTCCTCGTCCGTGCGGGGTACATCCGCCGCCAGGCGCCCGGCATCTTCGCCTGGCTGCCGCTGGGTCTGCGCGTGAAGGCCCGGATCGAGAACATCATCCGCGAGGAGATGGCCGCCATCGGGGCGTACGAGGTGCACTTCCCCGCCCTGGTGCCCGCCGACCCGTATCGCGAATCCGGTCGGTGGGAGGCCTACGGCGACGGCATCTTCCGGCTGAAGGACCGCAAGGACGCGGACTACCTGCTGGCGCCCACCCACGAGGAGCTCTTCACTCTCCTCGTGAAGGACCTGTACTCCTCGTACAAGGACCTCCCGCTGTCGATCTACCAGATCCAGGACAAGTACCGGGACGAGGCTCGCCCCCGCGCGGGGCTCCTCCGAGGGCGCGAGTTCACCATGAAGGACGCCTACTCCTTCGATTACACCGACGCCGGTCTCGATGTCTCGTATCAGGCGCAGCGCGACGCGTACGAGCGGATCTTCCAGCGCCTGGGGCTGGAGTACGTGATCGTGCAGGCCGACAACGGCCTGATGGGCGGCGCCCGCAGCGAGGAGTTCCTCCACCCCACCTCGGTCGGCGAAGACACCTTCGTGCGCTCGGAAGGGGGCTACGCCGCCAACGTCGAGGCGTTCGAGACGATCGCGCCCGCGCCGCTCCCGATCGATGGGCTTCCCGCGCCGGTGATCTTCGACTCTCCGGACACCCCGACGATCCAGACGCTGGTCGATCACGCCAACGCGCACCTCGACGCGCCCGCGCCCGGGATCGCGGGGCCCGCGACCGCCGATGCCACGCAGTGGACGGCGGCGCACACGCTCAAGAACGTGGTGCTCGCCCTCACGCACCTCGACGGAACCCGCGAACTCGTCGTGGTGGGCATTCCGGGCGATCGCGACGTCGACGACAAGCGCGTCGAGGTCGCCTTCGCGCCCGCCGAGGTCGAGGCCGCCACCGACGCCGACTTCGCACGCAACCCCCAGCTCGTGCGGGGCTACATCGGACCGTGGTCCGAGACCGGGCCGATACTGGGGGAGGAGTCGGCCAGCGGCATCCGGTATCTGCTCGATCCCCGCGTCGTCGACGGCACCAGCTGGATCACCGGCGCCAACATCCACGAGAAGCACGTGCACTCGCTCGTCGCCGGTCGTGACTTCGCCGGCGACGGCGTGGTGGATGTCGCGTCCGTGCGCGCCGGCGACCCGGCCCCCGACGGCTCGGGCCCGGTGTCGCTGGCCCGCGGCATGGAGATCGGCCACGTCTTCCAGCTCGGGCGTTTCTTCGCCGAGACGCTCGGGCTGAAAGTGCTCGACGAGAACGGCAAGCTCGTCACCGTGACGATGGGCTCGTACGGCATCGGCGTCACCCGCATCCTCGCGATCCTGGCCGAGCTGAACAACGACGACAAGGGCCTCATCTGGCCGGAGTCGGTGTCGCCGTTCGATGTGCACGTCGTGGCGACGGGGAAGGATGCCGCGGCCTACGCCCTCGCCGACGACATCGCCGCGCGCCTCGAGGCCACGGGTCGCGAGGTGCTCTACGACGACAGGCCGAAGGTGTCACCCGGAGTGAAGTTCGCCGACGCCGAGCTTGTCGGCGTGCCGCACATCGTCATCGCCGGGCGCGACGCCGCCGCCGGCGACGTCGAAGTGTGGAACCGCGCGACCGGCGAGCGTCAGGTCATGGACGTGGAGGCGGCGCTCGCGCGACTCACCGCCAGGTGA
- a CDS encoding 1-aminocyclopropane-1-carboxylate deaminase, which translates to MKLHDFPRHPLTFGPSPLQPLRRLTQHLGGAEIWAKREDVSSGLAFGGNKIRKLEYIVPDVLASGADTLVSIGGYQSNHTRQVAAVAAHLGLKARLVQEKWVPWDDPVNDRVGNILLSRMMGADSRLDDAGFDIGIRDSWKQALAEVEAGGGTPYPIPAGASEHRLGGLGFANWAFEVAEQEKALGVFFDTIVVCTVTGSTHAGMIAGFAALEELTGVRRRVVGIDASATIDKTRDQVTRIARNTAELIELGRDLRDDEMQVLEGWAGDLYGIPVESTMNAMALGAQLEAMITDPVYEGKSLAGLIDLVKGGDIPASSTVLYAHLGGQPAINAYHALWS; encoded by the coding sequence GTGAAGCTTCACGACTTCCCCCGGCATCCCCTCACCTTCGGACCGAGCCCCCTCCAGCCCCTCAGGCGACTGACGCAGCATCTCGGTGGCGCCGAGATCTGGGCCAAGCGTGAGGATGTCTCCAGCGGCCTCGCTTTCGGCGGCAACAAGATCCGCAAGCTCGAGTACATCGTCCCGGACGTCCTGGCCTCGGGCGCCGACACCCTCGTCTCGATCGGGGGGTACCAGTCCAATCACACCCGCCAGGTCGCCGCGGTGGCCGCGCACCTCGGACTGAAGGCGCGGTTGGTCCAAGAGAAGTGGGTGCCGTGGGATGACCCGGTGAACGACAGGGTCGGGAACATCCTGCTCTCTCGGATGATGGGCGCCGACTCGCGCCTCGACGACGCCGGGTTCGATATCGGCATCCGCGACTCGTGGAAGCAGGCCCTGGCGGAGGTGGAGGCAGGCGGCGGCACCCCTTACCCGATCCCGGCGGGCGCCTCCGAGCATCGGCTGGGAGGGCTCGGCTTCGCGAACTGGGCCTTCGAGGTCGCCGAGCAGGAGAAGGCGCTGGGCGTGTTCTTCGACACGATCGTCGTCTGCACGGTGACGGGGTCCACCCACGCGGGGATGATCGCCGGGTTCGCGGCTTTGGAAGAGCTGACCGGCGTCCGCCGACGGGTCGTCGGCATCGACGCCTCCGCGACGATCGACAAGACGCGCGACCAGGTGACGCGGATCGCCCGGAACACCGCAGAGCTGATCGAACTCGGCCGCGACCTGCGGGACGACGAGATGCAGGTGCTCGAGGGGTGGGCGGGAGACCTGTACGGCATCCCGGTCGAGTCGACGATGAACGCCATGGCGCTCGGGGCGCAGCTGGAGGCGATGATCACCGACCCGGTCTACGAGGGCAAGTCGCTCGCAGGGCTCATCGATCTCGTGAAGGGCGGCGACATCCCCGCGTCATCCACGGTCCTCTACGCGCACCTGGGCGGCCAGCCCGCGATCAACGCGTACCACGCGCTCTGGAGCTGA